The following proteins are co-located in the Acidobacteriota bacterium genome:
- a CDS encoding ankyrin repeat domain-containing protein, translating to MGGDEGVAVRRIVLLLNSRYFNEEDLTKVFTALASEYSEPDLLSIDAHTDQKEASEEIRAALSNVIIDVGASTDREGAAPSLSAAGRIDSSLRAEYSRMQGEEVFHYEDPTTQEYRTITIKSKTIQYTENISTDLLLAAQEGDISKIRSILASYADSRVSAKTKSIAILRAALNGHDDVVRILLKEAIDVRTQTEGGWTLLMIEASRGDLEIVQQLLNMGAEVNVKDPNGNSALLSAAYKGHVQIVKVLLDNGAKVDAKDNSGVTSLMEAAATGNSEIVKELLARGANVNLKSDGGKTALIVARERNQVAVADLLKKAGAKE from the coding sequence GTGGGGGGTGATGAAGGCGTTGCGGTGCGCAGAATTGTGCTGTTGCTCAATTCGCGATATTTCAACGAAGAGGATTTGACAAAAGTGTTCACGGCTCTCGCGTCTGAGTATAGTGAGCCGGACTTGCTCTCCATAGATGCACACACAGATCAAAAAGAAGCGAGCGAAGAAATTCGCGCGGCCCTATCTAATGTGATAATCGATGTTGGAGCTTCGACCGATCGCGAAGGAGCGGCTCCGAGCCTCTCGGCGGCGGGTCGCATAGATTCCTCGCTCCGGGCCGAGTATTCTCGAATGCAGGGCGAGGAAGTTTTTCACTATGAGGATCCAACAACGCAGGAGTATCGGACCATTACGATAAAGTCCAAGACTATTCAATACACAGAGAACATCAGCACGGATTTATTACTCGCGGCCCAAGAAGGTGATATCTCAAAGATACGCTCGATACTAGCCAGCTATGCTGATAGTAGAGTCAGCGCGAAAACCAAGTCGATAGCGATTCTACGTGCAGCATTAAATGGGCATGACGACGTTGTAAGAATACTGTTAAAAGAAGCGATAGACGTACGAACCCAGACGGAGGGGGGTTGGACACTCCTGATGATAGAGGCTTCGCGTGGCGATCTCGAAATTGTGCAGCAGTTGTTAAATATGGGCGCAGAAGTGAATGTTAAGGATCCAAACGGTAATTCGGCGCTCCTTTCGGCGGCTTACAAGGGGCACGTTCAAATAGTTAAAGTGCTTTTGGACAATGGGGCTAAGGTTGACGCAAAGGACAATTCTGGAGTTACTTCTCTGATGGAAGCAGCGGCAACCGGAAATTCGGAGATCGTAAAGGAACTGTTGGCGCGCGGTGCCAATGTAAATCTGAAGAGCGATGGGGGCAAAACGGCATTGATTGTGGCTAGAGAGCGCAATCAAGTAGCCGTAGCGGATCTGCTGAAAAAGGCTGGCGCCAAAGAATAA